One Malus domestica chromosome 11, GDT2T_hap1 genomic region harbors:
- the LOC103430115 gene encoding uncharacterized protein — protein sequence MESILARALEYTLKYWLKSFSRDQFKLQGRTVQLSNLDINGDALHASMGLPPALNVATAKVGKLEIVLPSVSNVQLEPIVVQIDRLDLVLEEKSDLDERSPRSSPSSSSSAKGSGYGFADKIADGMTLEILTVNLLLETRGGGRSQGGASWASPLASITIHNLLLYTTNENWQVVNLKEAREFSSDKNFIYLFKKLEWESLSIDLLPHPDMFMDADIARTEDGRNQRDDDGAKRVFFGGERFIEGISGQAYITVQRTELNSPLGLEVQLHITEAICPAISEPGLRALLRFMTGLYVCLNRGDVDSNTQQRSTEAAGRSIVSIVVDHIFLCIKDAEFKLELLMQSLFFSRASVSDGEIDNNLSRVMIGGLFLRDTYSRPPCTLVQPSMHAVSEEPLHVPDFGKNFCPPIYPLGDQEWQFIKGVPFLCLHSLQIKPSPVPPSFASQTVINCQPLMIDLQEGSCLRIASFLADGIVVNPGAVVPDSSVNSLIFTLKELDVTVPLDIDKLCDTANNRDNIYQSAFSGARLHIKNLLISESPSLKLRLLNLEKDPACFCLWEGQPIDASQKKWSARASHISLSLEKCTKSAGFQSSIDWNSGMWRCVELKDACVEVAMVTADGSPLTNVPPPGGIVRVGVACQNYLSNTSVEQLFFVLDLYSYFGRVSEKIVLVGKNTGKKKKRDHSVELKLIDKVPNDTAVSLAVKNLQIKFLESSSVNIEGMPLVQFIGDDLFIKVTHRTLGGAIAVSSTIHWDSVEVDCVDTEGNLGHENGSGLTYIENGLSTSGNGYPQLRPVFWIHNQTKHQSNGKAFVDPFLDISMVHVIPLNERDAECHSLNVCACISGIRLGGGMNYAESLLHRFGVLGPDGGPGKGLSKELEKLQAGPLSKLFKPSHLIIDLKEDGSSRDGKESGVLHLGKPDDVDVSIEFKNWLFALEGEREIAERWWFDNHEDVQREERCWHTTFHSLHVKAKSSPKHRLSGNGKSYRTQKYPVELVTVGVQGLQMLKPHAQKSNNAAILPANGIKETTQTSGGIDLEIRMVIPEDPVDHEMVVWAVENVKFSVKQPIEAVVTKDELQHLTFLCKSEVESMGRVTAGILRLLKLEGSIGEAAMEQLSNLRTEGIDKIFSPGRLTRGGSFSSTGLSQSNLVNETPSTTPTLESTVASLEVAFTESQAKCTALLADLDSSEQAAQHLATVKQLNEKLQSMQSLLTQLRSQIW from the exons ATGGAGTCGATATTGGCTCGGGCGCTGGAGTACACTCTCAAGTACTGGTTGAAATCCTTCTCCAGAGACCAGTTCAAGTTGCAGGGACGGACAGTTCAGCTTTCTAATTTGG ATATCAATGGCGATGCTTTGCACGCGAGCATGGGATTGCCACCGGCACTGAATGTAGCCACGGCCAAAGTTGGAAAATTGGAGATAGTG CTCCCATCTGTGAGTAATGTGCAATTAGAGCCGATTGTTGTGCAAATTGATAGGCttgatttggttttggaggAGAAGTCAGATTTGGATGAGAGGAGCCCAAGAAG TTCCCCATCATCCTCTAGCTCAGCAAAGGGTAGCGGTTATGGATTTGCTGATAAG ATTGCTGATGGAATGACTTTGGAGATTCTCACAGTTAATCTTCTACTTGAGACTCGTGGGGGTGGTCGAAGCCAAGGAGGCGCTAGTTG GGCATCACCTCTGGCCTCTATAACTATACACAACCTTTTGCTGTATACTACCAATGAAAATTGGCAG GTTGTAAATCTTAAGGAGGCACGGGAATTCTCCAGCGAcaaaaatttcatatatttgttcaaA AAACTTGAGTGGGAATCTCTGTCTATTGATCTCCTTCCCCACCCTGATATGTTCATGGATGctgacatagcacgtactgaagATGGAAGAAACCAGAGAGACGATGATGGTGCAAAGCGAGTTTTCTTTGGTGGGGAGCGCTTTATAGAAGGAATTTCAGGACAAGCTTAT ATCACAGTGCAAAGGACCGAATTAAACAGTCCACTTGGACTTGAGGTTCAGTTACATATCACAGAGGCCATTTGTCCTGCTATAAGTGAACCAG GACTACGTGCTCTTCTCCGCTTTATGACAGGATTGTATGTCTGTCTGAATAGAGGAGATGTTGATTCAAATACTCAGCAG CGATCCACAGAAGCAGCAGGACGTTCTATAGTCTCAATTGTTGTGGACCACATATTTCTCTGCATTAAAGATGCTG AGTTCAAGCTCGAACTTTTAATGCAATCACTCTTCTTCTCACGG GCCAGTGTTTCAGATGGAGAAATTGACAACAACTTGTCGAGGGTTATGATTGGTGGACTGTTTTTAAG GGATACCTATTCACGGCCTCCATGCACTTTGGTTCAACCATCAATGCATGCAGTTTCTGAAGAACCTCTGCATGTTCCTGACTTCG GTAAGAATTTTTGCCCTCCCATATATCCTTTGGGAGATCAGGAGTGGCAATTCATTAAAGGTGTCCCTTTTTTGTGCCTCCACTCTCTTCAGATCAAGCCATCCCCAGTCCCTCCATCTTTTGCTTCACAAACAGTAATTAATTGTCAACCCTTAATG aTTGATCTCCAAGAAGGATCCTGTTTGAGGATCGCTTCCTTCCTGGCTGATGGAATTGTGGTCAATCCTGGTGCTGTTGTACCAGATTCCTCAGTAAATTCCTTGATTTTCACCCTCAAGGAGTTAGATGTGACTGTTCCTTTGGACATAGATAAGTTGTGTGACACTGCTAACAACAGGGACAATATCTACCAGAGTGCCTTTTCTGGAGCAAGGCTTCATATCAAGAACTTGTTAATTTCAGAGTCACCATCACTAAAACTAAGGTTACTGAATCTGGAGAAGGACCCTGCTTGCTTTTGTCTTTGGGAAGGTCAACCAATTGATGCCAGCCAGAAGAAATGGAGTGCTAGAGCATCACACATTAGTTTGTCATTAGAAAAGTGCACTAAGTCAGCTGGCTTTCAGAGTTCTATTGATTGGAATTCAGGCATGTGGAGATGTGTTGAGCTGAAAGATGCTTGTGTTGAAGTAGCTATGGTAACTGCTGATGGGAGCCCATTAACAAATGTTCCTCCTCCCGGTGGTATTGTCAGGGTGGGGGTAGCTTGTCAAAACTATCTCTCCAACACATCTGTTGAAcagttattttttgttttggatcTTTATTCGTACTTTGGCAGAGTTAGTGAAAAGATTGTTCTTGTTGGAAAAAATActggaaaaaagaagaagagggatCATTCTGTTGAATTAAAGCTGATTGACAAGGTTCCCAATGATACAGCGGTAAGCTTGGCAGTCAAAAATCTCCAGATTAAATTTCTGGAGTCATCTTCCGTGAATATTGAAGGAATGCCTCTGGTTCAGTTTATTGGTGATGATCTCTTCATAAAAGTTACTCACAGAACTCTTGGTGGTGCAATTGCTGTTTCATCCACTATTCATTGGGATAGTGTTGAGGTGGACTGTGTAGACACTGAGGGAAACTTGGGACATGAGAACGGCTCAGGTTTAACTTACATTGAAAATGGTCTTTCAACGAGTGGAAATGGGTACCCTCAGCTAAGACCTGTATTTTGGATACATAACCAAACAAAACATCAATCAAATGGCAAAGCTTTTGTGGATCCATTTCTGGACATAAGTATGGTACACGTAATTCCTTTAAATGAACGTGATGCAGAGTGTCATAGTCTGAATGTGTGTGCGTGTATCTCTGGCATACGCCTAGGTGGGGGAATGAACTATGCTGAATCCTTGCTGCATCGCTTTGGAGTACTTGGCCCTGATGGTGGTCCTGGAAAGGGGCTCTCTAAGGAGTTAGAAAAATTGCAAGCTGGACCACTGTCGAAACTTTTCAAACCGTCGCATCTCATTATTGATCTGAAAGAGG ATGGAAGTTCACGAGACGGGAAAGAAAGTGGGGTCTTGCACTTGGGAAAGCCAGATGATGTCGACGTGTCCATAGAGTTCAAAAATTGGTTATTTGCTCTTGAAGGTGAACGGGAGATTGCAGAAAGATGGTGGTTTGATAATCATGAGGATGTGCAAAGAGAAGAGAGGTGTTGGCACACAACGTTCCATAGTCTGCATGTAAAAGCAAAAAGTAGTCCAAAGCATAGGCTGAGTGGCAATGGAAAGTCATACAGGACCCAAAAATATCCTGTGGAATTGGTTACA GTTGGTGTGCAAGGCTTGCAGATGCTAAAGCCCCATGCCCAGAAGTCTAACAATGCTGCTATCTTACCTGCGAATGGGATCAAGGAAACTACACAGACATCTGGAGGTATAGATCTTGAAATTCGCATGGTGATACCAGAGGACCCAGTCGATCATGAAATGGTGGTATGGGctgtggaaaatgtgaaattCTCTGTTAAGCAACCG ATTGAGGCAGTTGTAACGAAGGATGAGTTGCAACATCTTACTTTTCTGTGCAAGTCGGAAGTTGAATCAATGGGTCGAGTCACTGCTGGAATTCTGAGGCTACTCAAGCTGGAGGGTTCCATTGGCGAGGCTGCAATGGAACAACTGAGCAACCTCA GAACAGAGGGCATTGACAAGATATTCTCCCCTGGAAGGCTCACCAGGGGTGGCAGCTTTTCCAGTACTGGGCTCTCTCAATCAAACTTGGTTAATGAAACCCCAAGTACAACCCCCACCTTGGAATCGACAGTGGCTTCACTCGAGGTGGCATTTACAGAATCCCAGGCCAAGTGCACTGCTCTTCTTGCCGACCTAGATAGTTCAGAACAAGCCGCACAGCATCTTGCAACTGTTAAACAACTCAATGAGAAACTTCAGAGTATGCAGAGTTTATTGACGCAATTACGGTCACAGATATGGTAG
- the LOC139189529 gene encoding uncharacterized protein: MRGAARLFDLELLLSIMMMCIILHNMIVEDEYDYDAVDEYEPDTMNNSRTQIYCAHDATLEPVQHEPLERDRRYNERLIQRYTSVQSSYIHKARQIDLIEHQWELKQA, encoded by the coding sequence ATGAGGGGTGCTGCTAGATTGTTTGATTTGGAGTTGCTTCtatccatcatgatgatgtgtatcattcttcacaacatgattgtggaagatgagtatgattatgatgctgttgatgaatatgagccagacacgatgaacaattccagaacacaaatatattgtgctcatgatgcCACTTTAGAACCtgtgcaacacgagccattagaaagggatagacgttacaatgaaaggctcattcaacgatatacttcAGTTCAATCCTCATACATTCACAAAGCTCgacaaattgacttgatagagcaccagtgggaatTGAAACAAGCTTAA
- the LOC103419005 gene encoding polycomb group protein FIE2-like, with protein sequence MAAKFALGSEPVVGSLAPSKKKEYRVTNRLQEGKRPLYAIVFNFIDSRYFNVFATVGGNRVTVYQCLEGGVIAVLQSYIDEDKDESFYTVSWACNSDGSPLLVAGGINGIMRVIDCGSEKIDKSFVGHGDSINEIRTQPLKSSLVVSASKDESVRLWNVQTGICILIFAGAGGHRNEVLSVDFHPSDIYRIASCGMDNTVKIWSMKEFWTYVEKSFTWTDLPSKFPTKYVQFPVFIASIHTNYVDCNRWLGDFLLSKSVDNEIVLWEPKMKEQSPGEGTVDILQKYPVPECDIWFIKFSCDFHYNAAAIGNREGKIFIWELQSSPPVLIAKLLHPQSKSPIRQTATSFDGSTILSCCEDGTIWRWDAMESC encoded by the exons ATGGCGGCAAAGTTCGCTTTAGGGTCGGAACCGGTGGTGGGTTCGCTCGCACCCTCAAAGAAGAAAGAGTACAGAGTCACCAACAGGCTCCAAGAGGGCAAGCGGCCCCTATACGCCATCGTTTTCAACTTCATCGACTCTCGCTACTTCAACGTCTTCGCCACAGTCGGTGGCAATCGG GTGACTGTATACCAATGCCTAGAAGGGGGTGTGATCGCTGTGTTGCAGTCCTACATTGATGAAGAT AAGGATGAGTCTTTTTACACTGTGAGCTGGGCATGCAATAGTGATGGATCCCCATTGCTTGTGGCTGGAGGAATTAATGGTATAATGCGTGTCATCGATTGTGGCAGTGAGAAGATAGACAAG AGTTTTGTTGGCCATGGGGACTCAATAAATGAGATCAGGACGCAACCGTTGAAGTCATCACTTGTGGTGTCAGCAAGCAAA GATGAGTCAGTTCGGCTATGGAATGTTCAGACTGGAATATGCATTTTGATATTTGCTGGAGCAGGGGGTCACCGCAATGAAGTCCTAAGTGTG GACTTTCATCCTTCTGACATATATCGTATTGCGAGTTGTGGCATGGACAACACTGTTAAGATCTGGTCAATGAAAG AGTTCTGGACATATGTAGAGAAATCTTTCACATGGACAGATCTTCCGTCAAAATTTCCTACAAAATATGTGCAATTTCCT GTATTCATAGCTTCCATTCATACAAACTATGTTGACTGTAATAGGTGGCTTGGTGATTTTCTCCTCTCAAAG AGTGTTGACAATGAAATTGTGCTGTGGGAACCGAAAATGAAGGAACAGTCTCCTGGGGAG GGTACTGTTGACATCCTTCAAAAATATCCGGTTCCAGAGTGTGATATTTGGTTCATCAAGTTTTCCTGTGATTTCCACTACAATGCAGCTGCTATAG GGAATAGAGAGGGAAAGATTTTCATTTGGGAACTACAATCCAGCCCTCCTGTTCTTATTGCAAA GTTGTTACATCCTCAATCAAAATCTCCGATTAGGCAAACTGCTACGTCTTTTGATGGAAG CACCATTCTAAGCTGCTGTGAGGACGGAACTATTTGGCGTTGGGATGCTATGGAAAGTTGTTAA